In Flavobacterium sp. N3904, one DNA window encodes the following:
- the recF gene encoding DNA replication/repair protein RecF (All proteins in this family for which functions are known are DNA-binding proteins that assist the filamentation of RecA onto DNA for the initiation of recombination or recombinational repair.) — MYLKKISLFNYKNFSEANFEFDSKINCFVGKNGIGKTNVLDAIYHLSYGKSYFNPLAVQNIKHGEEFFVIDAEFEKNERTEQIVCSLKKGQKKILKRNGKAYDKFSDHIGFIPLVIISPADRDLIVEGSETRRKFMDSVISQLDPHYLQQLIQYQKVMSQRNALLKYFALNHTYDNDTLSIYNEQLTAFGQSIFEKRKAFIAEFIPIFNFHHHNITGSQESVQLIYESHLFENNLLTLLQQSINKDRMLQYTSLGIHKDDLSFEIDNYPIKKFGSQGQQKSFLIALKLAQFEFLKKQSGVKPILLFDDIFDKLDENRVSKIIEMVNNDTFGQLFISDTHPERTETIVKSTLQSYTIFNL; from the coding sequence ATGTATTTAAAAAAAATATCCCTATTCAATTACAAAAACTTTTCCGAAGCCAATTTCGAATTTGACAGCAAAATCAATTGTTTTGTAGGCAAAAACGGCATCGGAAAAACAAATGTATTGGATGCCATCTATCATTTGTCGTACGGAAAAAGTTATTTTAATCCGCTTGCCGTACAAAACATCAAACATGGCGAAGAGTTTTTTGTCATTGACGCCGAATTTGAAAAAAACGAAAGAACCGAGCAAATTGTGTGCAGTCTCAAAAAAGGCCAAAAAAAAATCCTGAAACGCAACGGAAAAGCTTATGATAAATTCTCGGATCATATCGGATTCATTCCCTTAGTAATTATTTCGCCAGCCGACAGGGATTTAATCGTAGAAGGAAGCGAAACCAGAAGAAAGTTTATGGACAGTGTGATTTCCCAATTGGACCCACATTATCTACAACAACTCATCCAATACCAAAAAGTAATGAGTCAACGCAATGCTTTATTAAAGTATTTCGCCTTAAATCATACCTATGACAACGATACATTGTCTATATATAATGAACAGTTAACCGCATTTGGTCAGTCCATTTTCGAAAAAAGAAAAGCGTTCATAGCCGAGTTCATTCCAATTTTCAACTTTCATCATCACAACATAACAGGTTCACAGGAATCGGTTCAATTGATTTATGAAAGCCATCTATTTGAAAATAATTTACTGACGCTTTTACAGCAAAGCATCAACAAAGACCGGATGCTGCAATATACCAGCTTAGGCATTCACAAAGATGATCTTTCTTTTGAAATTGACAATTATCCAATTAAGAAATTCGGTTCTCAGGGACAACAAAAGTCTTTTTTGATAGCATTGAAGCTCGCACAGTTTGAATTCCTAAAAAAACAAAGTGGTGTAAAACCCATTCTGCTTTTTGACGACATCTTCGACAAATTAGACGAAAATCGCGTTTCTAAAATTATAGAAATGGTCAACAACGACACATTCGGACAACTTTTTATATCAGACACCCATCCCGAACGGACGGAAACAATCGTAAAATCGACATTGCAGAGTTATACTATTTTCAATTTGTAA
- a CDS encoding thioredoxin domain-containing protein — protein sequence MKTNHIFLFLISFFILSCNGQTSPAVKTIDVTTFSEKIKTTPNAQILDVRTPEEYASGNIENSDNVNWLSESFVLRTDKYDKTKPVFVYCKSGGRSAKASAKLAELGFTTVYNLDGGMLKWEAAGLAKPDTKIIGVCPQEYDELLKSDKKVLVNFYAPWCAPCKKMEPYVLKMQKEMADKVVIIRLNADENKTIMKELKISELPTLILYENKVIKWQKSGFVSEEDLKTQLQ from the coding sequence ATGAAAACAAATCACATTTTTTTATTCCTTATATCTTTTTTTATACTCTCTTGTAACGGGCAAACATCACCCGCTGTAAAAACAATTGATGTTACTACCTTTTCTGAAAAGATTAAGACAACCCCAAATGCACAAATTCTTGACGTTCGTACACCCGAAGAATATGCCTCTGGAAATATCGAAAATTCCGATAATGTAAATTGGCTTAGTGAAAGTTTTGTTTTAAGAACCGACAAATACGACAAAACAAAACCTGTTTTTGTGTATTGTAAAAGTGGTGGAAGAAGCGCCAAAGCATCGGCAAAATTAGCCGAATTAGGTTTTACAACCGTTTACAATCTTGACGGCGGAATGCTTAAATGGGAAGCTGCAGGATTAGCAAAACCCGATACTAAAATCATTGGTGTTTGCCCTCAAGAATACGATGAATTATTAAAATCTGACAAGAAAGTATTAGTGAATTTTTATGCACCTTGGTGTGCTCCCTGCAAAAAAATGGAGCCTTACGTACTAAAAATGCAAAAAGAAATGGCCGACAAAGTAGTTATCATTCGCTTGAATGCAGACGAAAATAAAACCATAATGAAAGAGTTAAAAATCAGCGAACTTCCTACTTTAATATTATATGAAAACAAAGTAATAAAATGGCAAAAATCAGGATTCGTCAGTGAAGAAGATTTAAAAACCCAATTACAATAA
- a CDS encoding tetratricopeptide repeat protein: MATYSKRGYKTPKEKEVKDDAVDNIIIDEKDSTTAEVFSKLDETASKTELWVAENQKIIFGIVGAIALVTVGYFAYQKFIVTPKQEDAASEMFVAQSNFEKATNGVASDSLYKLSLNGSEGKFGFLKIADEYSGTDAGNLANYYAGIAYLNTGKYDEAITYLGKFSSDDMILSALAKGAIGDAYSQKNQPKEALDYYIKAAESNKNDFTTPRFLMKAGKVALALGNKADALKYFTDIKENYENAPEAATVDGLIGLSQ; the protein is encoded by the coding sequence ATGGCTACTTACAGTAAAAGAGGATATAAAACACCAAAAGAAAAGGAAGTAAAAGACGATGCAGTTGATAACATTATTATTGACGAAAAAGACAGCACAACTGCTGAGGTTTTTTCGAAATTAGATGAGACGGCTTCAAAAACAGAATTGTGGGTTGCTGAAAACCAAAAAATAATTTTTGGTATTGTAGGGGCTATTGCACTAGTAACTGTTGGTTATTTTGCTTATCAAAAATTTATTGTCACTCCAAAACAAGAAGATGCAGCCAGCGAAATGTTTGTTGCTCAATCTAATTTTGAAAAAGCGACAAATGGTGTGGCAAGCGATTCATTATACAAATTGTCATTGAATGGTTCTGAAGGAAAATTTGGATTTTTGAAAATTGCAGATGAATATTCAGGAACAGATGCAGGTAATTTGGCTAACTATTACGCGGGTATTGCTTACTTGAATACAGGTAAATATGATGAAGCGATTACGTATTTAGGAAAATTTAGCTCTGATGATATGATTTTGAGTGCTTTGGCAAAAGGAGCTATTGGAGATGCTTATTCTCAAAAAAATCAGCCAAAAGAAGCTTTGGACTATTATATTAAAGCAGCAGAATCTAATAAAAATGATTTTACAACACCACGTTTCTTGATGAAAGCAGGTAAAGTAGCTTTGGCGTTGGGAAATAAAGCAGATGCTTTGAAATATTTTACAGATATTAAAGAGAATTACGAAAACGCTCCTGAAGCTGCTACAGTAGATGGTTTGATTGGTTTGTCGCAATAG
- a CDS encoding rhomboid family intramembrane serine protease, which produces MNILDDLKLQYRLGGIGLKMIFWNVGCFLVSLAFFYHYKERIFVFPNWIALSSNPTDLVTKPWTFLSYAFFHNDFWHLFFNMMVLNFASYLFLTFFSSKQYLGLYLLSAIFAGLIFVLGFNILHLSGSIIGASAAIMAILVAVTTYSPLMNVRLMFIGNVKLWHITAVILILDLMQFRSENTGGHISHLAGALFGFIFIKLLQNGIDLSKIVTSIFDFFANLFKKPATPFKKVHKNYKKPVEKSASKIVVKDKTQQQIDEILDKISQSGYDSLNKEEKEFLFKAGK; this is translated from the coding sequence ATGAATATTTTAGACGATTTAAAATTGCAATACAGATTAGGAGGAATTGGCTTAAAAATGATCTTCTGGAATGTAGGTTGTTTTCTGGTTTCATTAGCATTTTTCTATCATTATAAAGAACGCATTTTTGTTTTCCCCAATTGGATTGCTTTGTCATCAAATCCAACAGATTTGGTAACAAAACCATGGACTTTTCTATCCTATGCTTTTTTTCATAATGATTTTTGGCATTTGTTTTTCAACATGATGGTACTCAATTTTGCAAGCTACTTGTTTTTGACTTTTTTTTCGTCCAAACAATATTTGGGCTTATATCTATTAAGTGCAATTTTTGCGGGATTGATTTTTGTTTTGGGATTCAATATCTTGCATTTGAGTGGTTCTATCATTGGAGCTTCGGCCGCTATCATGGCAATTTTAGTAGCTGTGACGACCTATAGTCCATTGATGAATGTGCGATTAATGTTTATTGGTAATGTAAAATTATGGCACATCACTGCTGTAATCCTAATTTTGGATTTAATGCAGTTTCGTTCAGAAAATACTGGTGGACATATTTCACATCTAGCGGGTGCTTTGTTTGGTTTTATTTTTATAAAATTACTTCAAAACGGAATTGACCTAAGTAAAATAGTGACCAGTATTTTTGATTTTTTTGCTAATCTTTTTAAAAAGCCAGCAACTCCATTCAAAAAAGTACATAAAAATTATAAAAAACCTGTCGAAAAATCAGCTTCAAAAATTGTGGTAAAAGACAAAACGCAACAACAAATTGATGAGATTTTGGACAAAATAAGTCAGTCTGGTTACGATAGCTTGAATAAAGAAGAAAAAGAATTTTTGTTTAAAGCTGGAAAATAG
- a CDS encoding GNAT family N-acetyltransferase, whose protein sequence is MLAIKISNPNDPSAYSIIEELSQNLYERFGSDGKNSFTEWEYNNPKYLFVVAELNDEIVGCGAIRPLSDKTGEVKRMFAKYPRKSIGQSILSFLEAKAKELGYEELVLETRVKNKEGCSFYMNSNYIKTPNYGKYIGRLDAVCFQKLL, encoded by the coding sequence ATGCTGGCAATAAAAATTTCAAATCCAAATGACCCTAGCGCTTATTCTATAATTGAGGAATTATCTCAGAATCTTTATGAACGCTTTGGAAGTGACGGCAAAAACTCTTTTACCGAATGGGAATACAACAATCCTAAATACCTATTTGTAGTAGCAGAATTAAATGATGAAATTGTGGGATGCGGAGCAATTAGACCGCTTTCTGACAAAACAGGAGAAGTTAAACGAATGTTTGCTAAATATCCTAGAAAAAGCATTGGACAATCTATTTTATCTTTTTTGGAAGCAAAAGCAAAAGAGTTGGGTTATGAAGAATTGGTTTTGGAAACACGGGTAAAAAATAAAGAAGGGTGTTCATTTTATATGAATTCAAACTATATAAAAACACCTAATTATGGTAAATATATTGGTCGTTTAGACGCTGTTTGTTTTCAAAAATTACTTTAA
- a CDS encoding DUF2461 domain-containing protein gives MLSKETLQFLEDLKANNNRDWFLENKKRYEAVKKDYHQLVASFLDALKPLDSSLEMLEVKNCTFRINRDVRFAKDKSPYKTNLGVWISAGAKNAEASGYYLHIENGKCFVGGGLYCPQPDQLQKIRKEIHFFYDDLQEILSDKKFKSIYKNLNRDENSTLKNPPKGYDKEDPAIEFLKLKSFTATQPFDTKLVTQKDFVPSMVEKMIALKPFNNFIDRALYSE, from the coding sequence ATGCTCTCAAAAGAAACCTTACAATTCCTCGAAGATTTAAAAGCCAACAACAATCGCGATTGGTTTCTGGAAAATAAAAAACGCTACGAAGCCGTAAAAAAAGACTACCATCAATTGGTGGCTTCTTTTCTTGATGCTCTTAAACCGCTCGACTCTTCCTTAGAAATGCTAGAAGTCAAAAACTGTACATTTAGAATCAATAGAGACGTTCGGTTTGCCAAAGACAAATCGCCCTACAAAACAAATTTAGGGGTTTGGATATCTGCAGGAGCCAAAAATGCAGAAGCTTCGGGCTATTACCTTCATATAGAAAATGGAAAGTGCTTTGTAGGCGGTGGATTGTATTGCCCACAACCCGATCAACTGCAAAAAATCAGAAAAGAAATTCACTTTTTCTATGATGATTTACAGGAGATTTTAAGTGACAAAAAATTTAAATCCATTTATAAAAATTTGAATAGAGACGAAAATTCGACTTTAAAAAACCCTCCAAAAGGCTACGATAAGGAAGATCCAGCCATTGAATTCCTGAAATTAAAAAGCTTTACGGCTACTCAACCATTCGATACCAAATTAGTTACTCAAAAAGATTTTGTGCCTTCAATGGTAGAAAAAATGATAGCTTTAAAACCTTTCAATAATTTTATCGACAGAGCTTTATATTCGGAATAG
- the ribH gene encoding 6,7-dimethyl-8-ribityllumazine synthase has product MATVNKNLSDYNKNTVPNAKDFRFGIVVSEWNDTITEGLFNGAITALLENEVPSHHIIRWNVPGSFELIYGSKKMLQTQNVDAVIAIGCVIQGQTKHFDFVCEGVTQGIKDLNVQTDVPVIFCVLTDDNIQQSIDRSGGIHGNKGTEAAIAAIKMAYIRQQASLSHQIDDQHLLSAGALRIENLPLQIEE; this is encoded by the coding sequence ATGGCTACCGTAAATAAAAATTTATCGGATTACAATAAAAACACAGTCCCAAACGCGAAAGATTTTCGCTTTGGGATTGTTGTTTCAGAGTGGAATGATACCATCACAGAAGGTCTTTTTAATGGAGCAATTACTGCTTTGCTAGAAAATGAAGTCCCTTCTCATCACATTATTCGTTGGAATGTTCCTGGGAGCTTTGAGTTAATTTATGGTTCTAAAAAGATGTTACAAACTCAAAATGTTGATGCAGTTATTGCTATTGGATGTGTGATTCAGGGGCAAACCAAGCATTTTGATTTTGTATGCGAGGGTGTAACTCAGGGGATTAAAGATTTGAATGTTCAAACTGATGTTCCTGTTATTTTTTGTGTATTAACAGACGATAACATTCAACAATCTATTGATAGAAGTGGAGGAATTCACGGTAACAAAGGTACTGAAGCAGCAATTGCGGCTATCAAAATGGCTTATATTCGTCAACAGGCTTCATTGTCTCACCAAATTGATGACCAGCACTTATTATCTGCGGGTGCTTTACGAATCGAGAATTTGCCTTTGCAAATAGAAGAATAA
- a CDS encoding FMN-binding negative transcriptional regulator has product MYIPNLYKNEDKDAIRTFLKANAFGILINQTNGKLWATHIPLELEINSEGDEVLMGHISKENPQWTAFESDDQVLAVFTGPHSYISSSWYDHENVPTWNYSAVHVYGKIKIIEGDAVIDSLTKLVDKYEKNSKCPVRVADLSKKTMMQTRGIVAFEIKIEEIKAQNKMSQNRDDKNYSNIISELQKTENPQSMAVAKEMAKNRK; this is encoded by the coding sequence ATGTACATTCCTAATTTATACAAAAACGAAGATAAAGATGCCATCAGAACCTTTCTAAAAGCAAATGCTTTTGGTATTCTAATCAATCAAACCAATGGAAAATTATGGGCAACTCATATTCCATTGGAACTGGAAATCAATTCAGAAGGAGATGAAGTTTTGATGGGACATATCTCAAAAGAAAACCCGCAATGGACAGCATTTGAATCAGATGACCAAGTATTAGCTGTATTTACAGGGCCTCACTCCTATATTTCTTCGTCTTGGTACGACCATGAAAATGTACCAACATGGAATTACTCAGCAGTTCATGTTTACGGAAAAATAAAAATCATTGAAGGAGATGCTGTAATCGATTCGTTGACTAAACTAGTGGACAAATACGAGAAAAATTCCAAATGCCCCGTTCGGGTAGCTGATTTATCCAAGAAAACGATGATGCAAACCCGCGGAATTGTAGCTTTTGAAATAAAAATAGAAGAGATAAAGGCCCAAAATAAAATGTCACAAAACCGAGATGACAAAAATTATTCGAATATTATATCCGAATTACAAAAAACAGAAAACCCTCAATCTATGGCTGTGGCGAAAGAAATGGCTAAAAACAGAAAGTAA
- the murB gene encoding UDP-N-acetylmuramate dehydrogenase: MEILNNFSLKNYNTFGIEAKADQFVAVHTVPELKSILEQNKDQKKFVLGGGSNMLLTKNIEALVIHIDLKGKKILKEDPDYVWVESQAGENWHQFVLWAIDQNFGGLENMSLIPGNVGTTPVQNIGAYGTEIKDTFVSCEAINIENQEMRTFTKDECHFGYRESVFKNEVKDQYIITAVVFKLTKQNHKINTSYGDITAELAKNDVTTPTLKDVSNAVIAIRKSKLPDPAELGNSGSFFKNPILLKTDFEKIHQKFPEMRFFDISETEVKVPAGWLIEQAGLKGKRFGDAGIHKNQALVLVNYGGATGQEILNVSKTVQDTVFNMFGIHIEAEVNII; the protein is encoded by the coding sequence ATGGAGATTCTAAATAATTTTTCTTTAAAAAACTACAATACATTTGGCATTGAAGCCAAAGCCGACCAATTTGTTGCCGTTCACACTGTACCCGAATTGAAAAGCATTTTGGAACAAAACAAAGACCAAAAGAAATTCGTTCTTGGTGGCGGGAGCAATATGCTTTTGACTAAAAACATCGAAGCTTTAGTCATTCATATTGATTTAAAAGGAAAAAAAATACTCAAAGAAGACCCCGATTATGTTTGGGTAGAAAGTCAAGCAGGTGAAAACTGGCATCAATTTGTGCTTTGGGCAATAGATCAAAACTTTGGCGGACTCGAAAACATGTCGCTCATTCCGGGAAATGTCGGTACAACTCCCGTACAAAACATAGGCGCTTATGGCACTGAAATCAAAGACACTTTTGTTTCTTGTGAAGCCATAAATATCGAAAATCAGGAAATGAGAACCTTTACCAAAGATGAATGTCATTTTGGATACAGAGAAAGTGTTTTCAAAAATGAGGTAAAAGACCAATACATTATAACGGCTGTTGTTTTCAAACTAACGAAGCAAAACCATAAAATAAATACTTCGTACGGAGACATCACCGCCGAATTAGCCAAAAACGACGTTACAACTCCAACACTCAAGGACGTGAGTAATGCAGTAATTGCCATTCGAAAAAGTAAATTACCAGACCCGGCCGAATTAGGAAACAGCGGCAGTTTTTTCAAGAATCCAATCCTTTTAAAAACAGATTTTGAAAAAATCCACCAAAAATTTCCCGAAATGCGATTCTTTGATATTTCAGAAACCGAAGTCAAAGTACCTGCAGGTTGGTTAATTGAACAAGCTGGTCTGAAAGGAAAACGTTTTGGCGATGCCGGAATTCATAAAAACCAAGCATTAGTTCTCGTAAATTACGGAGGTGCAACAGGGCAAGAAATACTAAATGTTTCCAAAACCGTTCAAGATACTGTTTTTAATATGTTTGGGATTCATATTGAAGCGGAGGTTAATATAATTTAG
- a CDS encoding rhomboid family intramembrane serine protease, which translates to MMNITPTVKQLLIINVLFYIGSMIVGEPAYKLLSMYYFESPDFHFWQIFTHMFMHAPLPNIMHIAFNMFALYSFGSALEHFWGGKKFLFFYISCGLGAALLHTGVNYYFFENGINTLLANGYQKVEILKILSEGKYETKWQEVLTPSDFQSFMGAYLGNVVGASGAIYGLLVAFAFMFPNAELALMFIPIPIKAKYFVPGLLLIDLYLGVGGSSPFGGSSGIAHFAHLGGALVGYLMMLYWKKNQFNRNRWN; encoded by the coding sequence ATGATGAATATTACACCGACAGTAAAACAGTTATTGATAATTAATGTATTGTTTTATATTGGCTCCATGATTGTTGGAGAGCCCGCTTACAAATTGCTTTCGATGTATTATTTCGAAAGTCCGGATTTTCATTTTTGGCAAATTTTCACACACATGTTTATGCATGCGCCATTGCCAAATATCATGCACATTGCTTTCAATATGTTTGCTTTGTATTCATTTGGTTCTGCACTAGAACATTTTTGGGGAGGTAAAAAGTTTCTGTTCTTTTACATTTCTTGTGGTTTAGGAGCAGCTTTATTGCATACTGGGGTGAATTATTATTTTTTTGAAAATGGAATTAATACCTTATTAGCCAATGGATATCAAAAAGTAGAAATACTAAAAATACTAAGTGAAGGAAAGTATGAAACCAAATGGCAGGAAGTGTTAACTCCTTCTGATTTTCAATCTTTCATGGGGGCGTATTTAGGAAATGTAGTAGGCGCTTCTGGAGCTATTTATGGTCTATTAGTTGCTTTTGCTTTTATGTTTCCAAATGCCGAATTGGCCTTGATGTTCATTCCAATTCCTATCAAAGCAAAGTATTTTGTTCCTGGATTGTTATTGATTGATTTGTATTTGGGTGTTGGTGGTAGTTCTCCTTTTGGAGGTTCTAGTGGAATTGCCCATTTTGCCCACCTTGGAGGAGCTTTGGTTGGTTATTTAATGATGTTGTATTGGAAGAAAAATCAATTCAATAGAAACCGTTGGAATTAA
- the mutL gene encoding DNA mismatch repair endonuclease MutL yields the protein MSSIIQLLPDHVANQIAAGEVVQRPASVVKELLENAVDAKATDIKLIIKDAGKSLVQVIDNGSGMNVTDARMCFERHATSKIRQAEDLFSLHTKGFRGEALASIAAIAHMEMKTKQEQEELGTHIIIEGSKFVSQDVAVLPKGTSFAVKNLFFNIPARRNFLKSDTVEYRHVIDEFQRVALAHPKIHFTFYHNGSDMYNLPPSSLRQRIVNFFGGKTNEKLVPVVEDTEMMNIQGFVSKPEFAKKNRGEQFFFVNDRFIKSPYLHHAVMAAYDGILKDGAQPSYYLYLTVPPNTIDINIHPTKTEIKFDNESALYAILRASIKHSLGQFNVAPVLDFERDANLDTPYHYKNLDAEVPTIQVDGNYNPFAEDKPNKLFSSYKKTEPAASWESLYVDVKHDTAVVSGDDAFASSNNEYAFENNEFIFENEEVTSSLFNDHEVEQAVHKSYQIHKKYIVSPIKSGMVIVDQNRAHQRVLYEQFLVNMTVNQASSQQLLFPINLFYSASEMELIVELQQSLMNTGFVFEESNHDHIVISGIPINVTESEVAAVLDQLLSDLHNGIPESSFSQNDTIAKSLAKSLAVKTGTYLTEKEQENLVNGLFACKDPNVSPFQKPTFITMRVEDLDKKFAL from the coding sequence ATGTCGAGTATAATTCAATTGCTTCCTGATCATGTTGCCAACCAAATTGCTGCTGGAGAAGTAGTGCAAAGACCTGCTTCAGTAGTAAAAGAATTATTGGAAAATGCAGTTGATGCCAAAGCTACTGACATCAAATTGATTATAAAAGATGCAGGAAAATCATTGGTACAGGTAATTGATAATGGCTCTGGCATGAATGTTACCGATGCCCGTATGTGTTTTGAGCGTCATGCGACTTCCAAGATTCGTCAAGCAGAAGATTTATTCTCATTGCATACCAAAGGCTTTCGTGGCGAAGCATTGGCTTCTATTGCGGCAATTGCTCATATGGAAATGAAAACCAAACAAGAGCAGGAAGAATTGGGAACACACATTATTATTGAAGGTAGTAAGTTTGTATCTCAAGATGTGGCGGTGCTCCCCAAAGGAACTTCATTTGCGGTTAAGAATTTATTTTTTAATATACCAGCTCGTCGTAATTTCCTAAAATCCGATACGGTGGAATACCGACATGTGATTGATGAATTTCAACGAGTAGCATTGGCGCATCCCAAAATTCATTTTACCTTTTACCACAACGGTAGTGACATGTACAATTTGCCGCCATCGAGTTTGAGACAGCGAATTGTCAATTTTTTTGGTGGTAAAACCAATGAAAAATTGGTGCCAGTTGTCGAAGATACTGAGATGATGAATATTCAGGGTTTTGTAAGTAAACCTGAATTTGCCAAAAAAAATAGGGGCGAACAGTTTTTCTTCGTCAATGACCGATTTATAAAAAGTCCCTATTTGCATCATGCAGTTATGGCTGCTTATGACGGAATTTTGAAAGATGGTGCTCAACCGAGTTATTATTTGTATTTAACCGTGCCGCCAAATACAATCGATATCAATATACATCCTACGAAAACGGAAATTAAATTTGATAACGAAAGCGCTTTGTATGCTATTCTGAGGGCTTCTATTAAACACAGTTTAGGTCAGTTTAATGTAGCGCCCGTTCTGGATTTTGAACGTGATGCCAATTTAGACACGCCTTATCATTATAAAAATTTGGACGCGGAAGTGCCAACCATTCAAGTAGATGGAAATTATAATCCTTTCGCCGAAGATAAACCCAATAAGCTTTTTTCATCTTATAAGAAAACAGAACCTGCTGCTAGTTGGGAAAGTTTGTATGTAGATGTAAAACACGATACCGCTGTGGTTTCTGGAGACGATGCATTTGCTTCGAGCAACAACGAATATGCTTTCGAAAACAATGAATTTATTTTTGAAAACGAAGAAGTTACATCATCGTTGTTTAATGATCACGAAGTAGAACAGGCAGTTCATAAATCATATCAAATTCATAAAAAATACATTGTTTCGCCTATAAAATCTGGAATGGTGATAGTAGATCAAAACAGAGCACATCAGCGTGTTTTGTATGAACAATTTCTAGTCAATATGACGGTAAATCAAGCATCGAGTCAGCAATTGTTGTTTCCCATTAATTTGTTTTATTCGGCAAGCGAAATGGAACTTATTGTAGAGTTGCAGCAATCATTGATGAATACTGGCTTTGTTTTTGAGGAATCAAATCATGATCATATAGTTATTTCGGGTATTCCGATAAATGTTACAGAGAGCGAAGTAGCTGCAGTATTAGATCAATTATTGAGTGATTTGCATAACGGAATACCGGAGAGCAGTTTCAGCCAGAACGATACTATTGCCAAATCATTGGCCAAGAGTTTGGCTGTAAAAACAGGTACTTATTTAACCGAAAAAGAACAGGAAAACTTAGTAAATGGACTTTTTGCCTGTAAAGATCCTAATGTTTCCCCATTTCAAAAACCGACTTTCATTACCATGCGTGTGGAAGATTTAGATAAAAAATTTGCATTATGA